From Enterococcus wangshanyuanii, the proteins below share one genomic window:
- the glpK gene encoding glycerol kinase GlpK, protein MSEQKYIMAIDQGTTSSRAIIFDKKGNNVGSSQKEFTQYFPKAGWVEHNANEIWNSVQSVIAGALIESGVRPTDIAGIGITNQRETTVVWDKQTGLPIHNAVVWQSRQSSPIADQLKEDGHGDMIHEKTGLIVDAYFSATKIRWILDNVEGAQERAEKGELLFGTIDTWLVWKLTGGETHVTDYSNASRTMLFNIHDLDWDQDILDILNIPRVMLPKATSNSEVYGLTKNYHFYGSEIPISGMAGDQQAALFGQMAFEPGMVKNTYGTGSFIVMNTGEKPQLSDNNLLTTIGYGINGKVYYALEGSIFVAGSAVQWLRDGLKMIQTAAESEAVANESHNKNEVYVVPAFTGLGAPYWDSDARGAVFGLTRGTTREDFVKATLQSVAYQVRDIIDTMKNDTGIDIPILKVDGGAANNDLLMQFQADILNTSVQKAQNLETTALGAAFLAGLAVGFWKDLDELKAFYEEGQIFETKMSDAERDDLYEGWQQAVAATQMFKHKSK, encoded by the coding sequence ATGTCAGAACAAAAGTACATCATGGCGATCGATCAAGGGACTACTTCATCACGAGCAATTATTTTTGACAAAAAAGGGAACAATGTTGGAAGTTCACAGAAGGAATTTACACAGTATTTTCCAAAAGCAGGCTGGGTCGAACATAATGCAAATGAGATTTGGAATTCAGTACAATCGGTTATTGCTGGAGCTTTGATCGAATCTGGCGTTCGCCCAACAGACATTGCTGGTATTGGGATCACTAATCAGCGTGAAACAACTGTCGTTTGGGATAAGCAGACAGGTCTTCCTATTCATAATGCAGTGGTTTGGCAGTCACGTCAATCTTCGCCGATCGCAGATCAGTTAAAAGAGGATGGACATGGTGATATGATCCATGAAAAAACTGGTTTGATCGTAGATGCTTACTTTTCTGCCACAAAAATTCGTTGGATCCTAGATAATGTCGAAGGTGCTCAAGAGCGTGCTGAAAAAGGTGAGTTGCTTTTTGGAACGATCGATACATGGCTAGTTTGGAAGCTGACAGGCGGAGAAACACACGTAACAGATTACTCGAACGCCAGCAGAACAATGCTATTTAATATCCATGACTTAGATTGGGATCAAGATATCTTAGATATTTTGAATATTCCGCGTGTGATGTTACCAAAAGCAACCTCTAACTCTGAAGTATACGGCTTAACGAAGAATTACCATTTTTATGGTAGCGAAATTCCGATTTCAGGTATGGCTGGAGACCAACAAGCAGCATTATTCGGCCAAATGGCTTTTGAACCTGGAATGGTTAAAAATACGTACGGTACAGGCTCATTTATTGTAATGAACACAGGAGAAAAACCACAACTTTCAGATAATAATTTATTAACAACGATCGGTTATGGGATCAATGGAAAAGTCTATTATGCTTTAGAAGGAAGTATTTTTGTCGCTGGTTCAGCTGTTCAATGGCTGAGAGATGGCTTAAAAATGATCCAAACAGCTGCAGAATCAGAAGCAGTTGCAAATGAATCTCATAATAAAAATGAAGTTTATGTAGTGCCTGCATTTACTGGACTGGGCGCTCCTTACTGGGATTCAGATGCTAGAGGTGCAGTTTTTGGCTTAACTCGCGGAACAACGAGAGAAGATTTCGTCAAAGCAACATTACAGTCAGTGGCTTATCAGGTACGAGATATCATTGATACGATGAAAAATGACACAGGCATCGATATCCCGATCTTGAAGGTAGATGGCGGTGCAGCCAATAACGATTTATTGATGCAATTTCAAGCAGATATTTTAAATACCTCTGTTCAAAAAGCTCAAAATCTTGAAACAACTGCCTTAGGTGCAGCTTTCTTAGCAGGATTAGCAGTTGGCTTCTGGAAAGACCTAGATGAATTAAAAGCGTTCTATGAAGAAGGACAAATTTTTGAGACAAAAATGTCTGATGCTGAACGCGATGATTTGTATGAAGGTTGGCAGCAGGCCGTTGCAGCAACGCAAATGTTTAAGCACAAATCAAAATAG
- the glpO gene encoding type 1 glycerol-3-phosphate oxidase → MTFSIKTREKSIEALKNEQLDLLIIGGGITGAGVALQASATGMKTGLIEMQDFAEGTSSRSTKLVHGGIRYLKNFDVEVVADTVQERAVVQAIAPHIPKPDPMLLPIYDEPKATFNMFSVKVAMDLYDRLANVIGTKYENYTLTKEEVLEREPQLKHEGLQGGGVYLDFRNNDARLVIENIKRASQDGGAMVSKVKAVGFIYDHGKISGVKAKDLLTGEEFEIKANIVINTTGPWSDKVRGLDTKEKVTPQMRPTKGVHLVVDSSKLFVPQPTYFDTGKHDGRMVFVVPREKKTYFGTTDTDYTGDYEHPTVTQEDVDYLLEIVNNRYPEANVTIDDIESSWAGLRPLISENGGSDYNGGNNGKVSDQSFDQVIDIVEKYQQKTATRFDVENVLNHLEDSLSESKENPSAVSRGSLLERSEDGLLTLSGGKITDYRKMAEGALKEIQRILKDEFNKTIELIDSKTYAVSGGDIDAANAETELKALAKHGVEQGLPEEDAEYLAHLYGSNVTQLFEKISETTPVDGLTLAETLGLHHALENEMTLTPSDYLIRRTNHLLFMRDTLDTVKQGVISEMANYYDWSEQQKAGYEQELNQLIAESDLTTLKEGAK, encoded by the coding sequence ATGACATTTTCAATAAAAACAAGAGAAAAATCGATTGAAGCTTTGAAAAACGAACAATTAGACTTGTTGATTATTGGCGGAGGAATTACAGGAGCAGGTGTTGCACTGCAAGCAAGTGCTACTGGAATGAAGACTGGTTTGATCGAAATGCAGGATTTTGCTGAAGGAACCTCTTCACGTTCTACGAAATTAGTTCATGGCGGAATTCGCTATTTGAAAAATTTTGATGTCGAAGTCGTGGCGGATACAGTGCAGGAGCGGGCGGTTGTTCAAGCCATTGCTCCTCATATCCCCAAACCTGATCCTATGCTTTTACCGATTTATGATGAGCCGAAGGCGACTTTCAACATGTTTTCAGTCAAGGTTGCAATGGATCTATATGACCGTTTAGCGAACGTGATCGGCACCAAATATGAAAACTATACATTAACAAAAGAAGAAGTCTTAGAGCGTGAGCCTCAGCTTAAACATGAAGGACTACAAGGCGGCGGTGTCTATTTAGATTTTAGAAACAATGATGCTAGACTGGTGATCGAAAATATCAAACGCGCGTCTCAAGATGGCGGAGCAATGGTTAGTAAAGTCAAAGCAGTCGGATTTATTTATGATCACGGGAAAATCAGCGGAGTCAAAGCAAAAGACTTATTAACAGGCGAAGAGTTTGAGATCAAAGCCAATATCGTGATCAATACAACTGGCCCATGGTCTGATAAAGTCCGCGGACTAGATACTAAGGAAAAAGTAACTCCGCAAATGCGTCCGACTAAAGGTGTTCACTTAGTTGTCGACAGCAGTAAGCTGTTTGTGCCCCAACCAACATATTTTGATACAGGGAAGCATGACGGCCGAATGGTCTTCGTTGTTCCAAGAGAAAAGAAAACGTATTTTGGTACGACGGATACGGACTATACGGGTGATTATGAACATCCAACAGTGACTCAGGAAGATGTAGATTACTTGCTGGAAATCGTCAATAATCGCTATCCTGAAGCAAATGTGACGATCGATGATATCGAATCAAGCTGGGCTGGACTGCGTCCGCTGATTTCTGAAAATGGTGGTTCAGACTATAATGGCGGGAACAATGGAAAGGTCTCTGACCAAAGTTTTGATCAGGTCATTGATATCGTTGAAAAATATCAGCAAAAAACGGCCACTCGTTTTGATGTAGAAAATGTCTTAAATCACTTAGAAGATTCCTTGTCTGAAAGCAAAGAAAACCCATCGGCTGTTTCTAGAGGAAGCTTGCTGGAGCGTTCTGAGGATGGTTTGTTGACCTTATCTGGCGGGAAAATCACTGATTACCGTAAAATGGCTGAAGGTGCGCTTAAAGAAATTCAACGTATCCTAAAAGACGAATTTAACAAAACTATTGAGCTGATCGATTCGAAAACATATGCAGTCTCTGGTGGAGATATCGATGCTGCTAATGCTGAAACAGAATTGAAAGCGTTAGCAAAACATGGCGTTGAGCAAGGATTACCTGAGGAGGATGCAGAATATCTCGCTCATTTATATGGCTCAAACGTGACACAGCTTTTTGAAAAAATTTCTGAGACAACACCAGTGGATGGTTTGACTTTAGCAGAAACCTTAGGATTGCATCATGCACTTGAAAATGAAATGACGTTGACTCCTTCTGATTATCTCATTCGCAGAACGAATCATTTGTTGTTTATGCGAGATACACTGGACACAGTCAAACAAGGGGTTATTTCTGAAATGGCCAATTACTATGATTGGTCCGAACAACAAAAAGCAGGTTATGAACAAGAATTGAATCAACTAATAGCGGAATCTGATTTAACGACATTGAAAGAAGGAGCGAAGTAA
- a CDS encoding MIP/aquaporin family protein produces MDTSSMTQIFSEFLGTMILILLGDGVCAAVNLKKSKAEASGWIVIAFGWAMAVTMAVYISGFMGPAHLNPAVTIAMAMAGNFEWGLVVPFIIAQVLGAVVGAFLVWLAYLPHWNQTEDQGAVLGTFATGPAIRNYPANMITEIIGTFVLVLGLLSFSQNTITDGLTPLIVGALILAIGLSLGGPTGYAINPARDFGPRLAHQLLPISTKGTSDWAYSWVPIVGPVIGAVIAAGVYMLMV; encoded by the coding sequence ATGGATACTTCTAGTATGACACAGATTTTTAGTGAGTTTTTAGGAACAATGATTTTGATTCTTTTAGGTGATGGTGTCTGTGCAGCTGTTAATCTGAAAAAAAGTAAAGCAGAAGCTTCCGGCTGGATCGTGATTGCTTTTGGTTGGGCAATGGCGGTAACGATGGCGGTTTATATCTCTGGATTTATGGGACCGGCGCATTTGAATCCTGCTGTAACGATCGCAATGGCTATGGCTGGCAATTTTGAATGGGGATTAGTTGTTCCATTCATCATTGCGCAGGTTCTAGGAGCTGTTGTTGGCGCATTCTTAGTTTGGTTGGCCTATTTGCCTCACTGGAATCAAACAGAAGATCAAGGAGCTGTGTTAGGGACATTCGCGACAGGACCTGCGATTCGTAACTATCCGGCAAATATGATCACAGAAATTATTGGTACATTTGTTTTAGTTTTAGGACTGCTGTCATTTTCACAAAATACTATCACTGATGGTTTGACTCCTCTGATCGTTGGTGCCTTGATTTTAGCGATCGGTCTATCTCTTGGTGGACCAACAGGCTATGCGATCAATCCAGCGCGTGACTTTGGTCCGCGTTTAGCCCATCAATTACTACCGATTTCAACAAAGGGAACTTCTGACTGGGCGTATTCATGGGTACCGATCGTCGGACCTGTTATCGGGGCAGTGATCGCTGCTGGTGTATACATGTTGATGGTTTAA
- a CDS encoding Na/Pi cotransporter family protein, translated as MSYQEVLFPFLGGLGIFLFGMKYMGDGLQKSAGDSLREILNTFTSTPLRSVLAGLIVTAIIQSSSGTTVLTVGLVSVGFMSLRQAIGVIMGANVGTTVTAFIIGFNLSSYALPIIGVGSILLFFSKRETVNTIGQILFGFGCLFYGLKLMGDGMAPLSDLPQFSELMVNVSHHPVLGVGIGTLLTMVLQSSSATIGILQQLYSQGSLAIGSVLPILFGDNIGTTITAVIAALGVSVAAKRTAAAHVIFNLIGAIIFTTLLTPFTAVVVRISDVFNLQPAMQIAVAHGLFNVSNLLIQFWFIDKIELLVRKIIPGKDKSIDFKPSNLNESIIQSSTTLALNQAKIELLQMGDYVLGAFDATKAYYENQHEIDKENAGQYETAINDVDNRLTEYLVQLSAVELSRAESHEQTMMLELTKDLERIGDHCRNIIQNLTEAIQLEKKQKAKDKKAGKVSERDSLILYDEDVVDLFEKVMKNIRDSLIVFENDDKEMAAHMLDREEQIDQMVKKLRKKYISTMNSGKGRAADGVLFIDIASNLERMSDRTIHIAKYILGERYGTEEIVVDQSVNPVITLQSE; from the coding sequence GTGTCCTATCAAGAGGTTTTATTTCCTTTTCTAGGCGGTTTGGGAATATTTTTGTTCGGTATGAAGTATATGGGAGATGGTTTGCAAAAGTCTGCTGGGGATTCCTTGCGTGAAATTTTAAATACATTTACGTCGACCCCTTTACGGTCTGTTTTAGCAGGTTTGATCGTTACAGCAATTATTCAAAGTAGTTCAGGAACAACAGTTTTGACCGTTGGTTTGGTCAGTGTCGGCTTTATGTCCTTACGTCAGGCGATCGGTGTGATCATGGGAGCAAATGTCGGTACGACGGTCACCGCATTTATCATTGGGTTCAATTTAAGCTCGTATGCCTTACCGATCATTGGCGTTGGTTCGATATTACTTTTCTTTTCAAAACGAGAGACGGTCAATACGATCGGTCAGATCCTTTTTGGTTTTGGTTGTTTATTTTACGGATTGAAACTGATGGGAGATGGAATGGCGCCGTTAAGTGATTTGCCGCAGTTTTCGGAGCTGATGGTCAATGTGTCTCATCATCCAGTTTTAGGCGTAGGAATCGGGACGTTATTGACAATGGTACTGCAAAGCTCCAGTGCGACGATCGGAATTTTACAACAGCTTTATAGCCAGGGGAGTTTAGCAATCGGTTCAGTGCTGCCGATTCTATTTGGTGACAATATTGGTACGACGATCACGGCGGTCATTGCTGCTTTAGGTGTCAGCGTGGCTGCAAAGAGAACGGCTGCAGCGCATGTGATTTTCAATTTGATCGGGGCGATTATTTTTACGACATTGTTAACACCCTTCACAGCTGTTGTTGTTCGTATTTCTGATGTATTCAACCTTCAGCCGGCAATGCAGATCGCTGTTGCTCATGGTCTATTCAATGTATCGAATTTATTGATCCAGTTTTGGTTTATCGATAAAATCGAGTTACTTGTGCGAAAAATCATTCCAGGAAAAGATAAGAGTATTGATTTCAAACCATCGAATCTGAATGAATCTATTATTCAAAGTTCAACAACTTTAGCACTTAATCAAGCGAAGATCGAGTTGCTGCAAATGGGTGATTATGTTCTAGGTGCTTTTGATGCAACGAAAGCCTATTATGAAAATCAGCATGAGATCGATAAAGAAAATGCTGGTCAATATGAAACAGCCATCAATGACGTCGACAACCGTTTGACGGAATATCTCGTTCAGCTTTCGGCTGTAGAATTATCAAGAGCTGAAAGCCACGAACAAACGATGATGCTGGAGCTGACGAAAGATCTTGAACGGATCGGTGATCATTGCCGAAACATTATCCAAAATCTGACAGAAGCAATTCAGCTTGAAAAGAAACAAAAAGCAAAAGACAAGAAGGCTGGAAAAGTGTCTGAACGGGATTCTCTGATTTTATATGATGAAGATGTCGTTGATCTATTTGAAAAAGTCATGAAAAATATTCGTGATTCTTTGATTGTCTTTGAAAATGATGACAAAGAGATGGCTGCTCACATGCTGGATCGAGAGGAGCAAATCGATCAAATGGTCAAAAAGTTGCGGAAAAAATATATTTCAACGATGAACAGCGGGAAAGGTCGCGCAGCTGATGGCGTTCTATTTATCGATATTGCGTCGAATTTGGAACGGATGAGTGATCGGACGATCCATATTGCAAAATACATTTTAGGCGAACGATACGGGACCGAGGAAATCGTGGTCGATCAATCGGTCAATCCTGTGATCACACTACAATCAGAATGA
- a CDS encoding shikimate kinase, producing the protein MKIQIIGASGAGKSTLGQYIAEKELVKWIDTDNYIWQDETFTKARAIPERLKRYQNDRKLFKDFIASGSVFGWNPEGFMDRDLLVFLFLDEDLRMERLKKREIERGGTSALILDENGEQTNEFIEWCKTYYTAKSSSDIGTYAEHKYQMEHSASPVLKLNSDHSLEKLHHLIITAFHEQHKTRN; encoded by the coding sequence ATGAAAATTCAAATCATTGGTGCTTCTGGCGCTGGAAAAAGTACTTTGGGTCAATATATTGCTGAAAAAGAACTGGTGAAATGGATCGATACCGATAACTATATTTGGCAAGACGAAACCTTCACAAAGGCTCGTGCTATCCCTGAACGTTTGAAACGCTATCAAAATGACCGTAAATTATTTAAAGACTTCATTGCTTCCGGCTCCGTCTTTGGCTGGAATCCTGAAGGTTTTATGGATCGTGATTTATTGGTTTTCCTTTTTCTCGATGAAGATCTGCGAATGGAGCGTCTGAAAAAAAGAGAAATTGAAAGAGGCGGCACTTCTGCACTGATCCTTGATGAAAATGGTGAACAAACAAATGAGTTTATTGAATGGTGCAAAACCTACTATACAGCTAAAAGTTCGTCTGATATCGGAACATATGCTGAGCATAAGTATCAAATGGAACATTCAGCAAGTCCCGTGCTAAAATTAAATAGTGATCACTCCTTAGAAAAATTGCATCACTTAATCATCACCGCATTTCACGAGCAACATAAAACAAGAAACTGA
- a CDS encoding alpha/beta fold hydrolase produces MEHQTFLSADQKTDNHLICWTTEKTPIATIQLIHGMAEYIERYHDFAVYLNNLGFIVVGHDHLGHGKSISAEHSTHGYFGKGDSVGFVLEDIDQVSSWIAEKYPELPHFMLGHSMGSFALRTYLQEYNPQISGAIFMGTGQKAAMLPLALSLTGGLNKTFPKKINKKLDQLAFGSFNKHFPEPGFFNWLSKNQENVRRYEQDPLTGFTFTNNGFYTLFRLVEKANRKDWAENIEKSIPILVISGEQDPVGDFGKGPRKVAKELDQASIDVSLVLFAELRHEILLEAEKKEVYKAISSWLQKKLLDSENH; encoded by the coding sequence ATGGAACATCAAACTTTTTTGTCAGCAGATCAGAAAACGGACAATCATTTGATTTGTTGGACAACAGAGAAAACACCGATAGCAACGATCCAACTGATTCATGGGATGGCAGAATATATCGAGCGTTATCATGATTTTGCCGTTTACTTAAATAATCTAGGCTTTATCGTTGTTGGTCATGATCATTTAGGACATGGGAAATCGATTTCTGCAGAGCATTCAACGCATGGTTATTTTGGCAAAGGCGATTCTGTCGGATTCGTGCTAGAGGATATCGATCAGGTCAGCAGCTGGATCGCAGAGAAATATCCCGAACTTCCGCATTTTATGCTTGGTCACAGCATGGGCTCGTTTGCTTTGCGGACGTATTTACAGGAATACAACCCTCAAATCAGCGGGGCTATTTTCATGGGAACGGGTCAAAAAGCTGCAATGCTGCCGCTTGCATTATCATTGACAGGCGGATTAAACAAGACATTTCCTAAAAAAATCAATAAAAAATTGGATCAGCTAGCATTTGGTTCATTCAATAAGCATTTTCCTGAACCAGGATTTTTTAACTGGTTAAGTAAAAATCAGGAAAATGTTCGACGATATGAGCAAGACCCGTTGACAGGTTTTACTTTTACCAACAACGGCTTTTATACACTATTTCGATTGGTCGAAAAGGCAAATCGAAAAGACTGGGCTGAAAATATTGAGAAAAGTATCCCGATATTGGTGATTAGTGGAGAACAGGATCCGGTCGGAGACTTTGGTAAAGGGCCTAGAAAAGTTGCTAAAGAATTAGATCAAGCGTCTATTGATGTATCACTTGTTCTATTTGCTGAGCTGCGCCATGAAATCTTGCTGGAAGCAGAGAAAAAGGAAGTTTATAAAGCGATCAGCAGCTGGCTGCAAAAAAAGTTGCTTGATTCTGAAAATCACTAA
- a CDS encoding 5-formyltetrahydrofolate cyclo-ligase encodes MEKARLRTLGLANLKWLHDHPALKEQKEYLISQQLFNDPLWQKAQTIAITKPMDFEFDTHILLKQGWAEDKVMLMPVTKTERRLSFHSVRPETKFEKTAFGVEEPVDEPEVGHEKIDLLIVPGIVFTRSGFRIGFGGGFYDRFLLQFQGETCSLVFSEQIQEHWPIESFDQPVKRLFIS; translated from the coding sequence ATGGAGAAGGCACGTTTAAGAACATTAGGCTTGGCGAATTTGAAATGGCTCCATGATCATCCAGCACTAAAAGAACAAAAAGAATACTTGATCAGTCAGCAGTTATTCAACGATCCTCTCTGGCAAAAAGCGCAAACGATCGCAATCACGAAGCCGATGGATTTTGAATTTGACACGCATATTTTGTTAAAGCAGGGCTGGGCAGAGGATAAGGTGATGCTAATGCCTGTTACAAAGACTGAGCGGCGTTTGTCCTTTCATTCGGTTAGACCAGAAACAAAATTTGAAAAGACAGCTTTTGGGGTGGAAGAGCCCGTCGATGAACCTGAAGTAGGGCATGAGAAGATCGACTTATTGATTGTACCGGGAATCGTGTTTACTCGTTCGGGGTTTCGGATTGGTTTTGGCGGCGGATTTTATGATCGATTTTTGCTGCAGTTCCAAGGAGAAACATGTAGTTTGGTATTCAGTGAACAAATTCAAGAGCACTGGCCGATCGAGTCTTTTGATCAGCCGGTAAAACGATTATTTATCAGCTAG
- a CDS encoding rhomboid family intramembrane serine protease, whose protein sequence is MNYQTQMKVKRLLNQPLVTYILLGITTIVFLGMEVSGGSTSSQVLIDWGAMSRGEIIYLHEYWRLFTPMFLHIGWLHFVVNMVTLYYVGSQVESIYGHWRYLAIYLLSGVAGNIASFAFGSQNAISAGASTSLFGLFGAFVILGRHFRNNPAISFMVQRYATFIGINLIFNLFSSQVDIMGHVGGLIGGFLTATALAVPDHSDEFNIHERIISGIFFIFLLGVCFALGFKKYG, encoded by the coding sequence ATGAATTATCAAACTCAAATGAAAGTAAAACGACTACTAAATCAGCCCTTGGTGACGTATATTTTGCTGGGAATCACAACGATCGTATTCTTAGGCATGGAAGTTTCAGGCGGTTCAACGAGCAGTCAGGTATTGATCGATTGGGGAGCAATGTCCCGTGGGGAGATCATCTATTTACATGAATACTGGCGTCTTTTTACTCCTATGTTTTTACATATTGGCTGGCTGCATTTTGTCGTGAATATGGTTACCTTGTATTATGTCGGTTCTCAGGTTGAAAGCATTTATGGCCATTGGCGTTATTTAGCAATTTATCTGCTTAGCGGAGTGGCGGGAAATATTGCCAGCTTTGCTTTTGGGTCGCAAAATGCCATTTCAGCAGGTGCCAGTACGTCATTGTTCGGATTATTTGGTGCATTTGTTATTTTAGGCCGCCATTTTAGAAATAATCCTGCGATTTCCTTTATGGTACAACGTTATGCAACGTTTATCGGCATCAATTTGATTTTTAATTTGTTTAGTAGTCAAGTAGATATCATGGGTCATGTTGGCGGATTGATCGGTGGTTTTTTAACTGCTACAGCATTAGCAGTGCCAGATCATTCAGATGAATTCAATATCCATGAACGAATTATTTCAGGAATCTTTTTTATATTTTTATTGGGCGTTTGTTTCGCTCTGGGTTTTAAAAAATATGGTTAG
- a CDS encoding YqgQ family protein: METLYDVQQLFKQFGIYIYVGARIYDIELMMIELKNIYESRLIDRDTYLHARSVLQREYRIEESRATEKGTE; the protein is encoded by the coding sequence ATGGAAACGTTATACGATGTGCAGCAGTTATTTAAACAATTCGGGATTTACATTTATGTAGGTGCGAGGATCTATGATATCGAGTTGATGATGATCGAATTGAAAAATATTTACGAAAGTCGCTTGATCGACAGAGACACCTATCTTCACGCAAGAAGTGTCTTGCAAAGAGAATATCGAATTGAAGAAAGCAGAGCAACTGAGAAAGGAACCGAGTAA
- a CDS encoding ROK family glucokinase: MEKKLIGIDLGGTTIKFAILTVDGEIQQKWSIETNIQEEGSHIVPDIIESINHRLSLYGMKHEDFVGIGMGTPGSVDIEKGTVVGAYNLNWTKKQMVKTQIEEATGIPFVLDNDANVAALGERWKGAGENNPDVVFITLGTGVGGGIIAEGNLLHGVNGCAGEIGHVTVDPGGFECTCGKRGCLETVSSATGVVRVARHMSEEYAGDSKLKQAIDDGQDVSSKDVFDYAQADDPFGLMVVDRVCYFLGLAVGNVGNTLNPSSVVIGGGVSAAGEFLRSRVQAYFEEFTFPEVRNSTQVKLAQLGNEAGVIGAASLALQFMEKQ; encoded by the coding sequence ATGGAGAAGAAACTGATAGGGATTGATTTAGGCGGGACAACGATTAAGTTTGCGATTTTGACTGTAGACGGTGAGATTCAGCAAAAATGGAGTATCGAAACAAATATTCAAGAAGAAGGCAGTCATATCGTGCCGGATATTATTGAATCGATCAATCATCGTCTGTCGCTTTATGGAATGAAACATGAAGATTTTGTCGGCATCGGCATGGGAACGCCCGGCAGTGTCGATATTGAAAAAGGAACAGTTGTAGGCGCCTATAATCTTAACTGGACCAAAAAGCAAATGGTCAAAACTCAAATCGAAGAAGCAACAGGAATCCCTTTTGTTTTAGATAATGATGCCAATGTAGCTGCTTTAGGCGAACGTTGGAAAGGCGCTGGTGAAAATAATCCTGATGTTGTGTTTATCACGCTTGGGACTGGCGTCGGCGGCGGAATCATCGCAGAAGGTAACTTATTGCATGGGGTGAACGGCTGTGCTGGTGAAATCGGACATGTTACCGTAGATCCTGGTGGTTTTGAATGTACTTGCGGGAAACGCGGCTGTCTAGAAACTGTTTCAAGTGCAACAGGAGTTGTGCGTGTCGCCCGTCATATGTCGGAAGAATATGCAGGTGATTCTAAGTTGAAACAAGCAATCGACGATGGACAAGATGTCTCTAGTAAAGATGTCTTTGACTATGCACAGGCGGATGATCCTTTTGGCTTGATGGTCGTTGATCGTGTTTGTTACTTCCTAGGGCTAGCGGTTGGAAATGTCGGGAATACCTTGAATCCATCTAGTGTGGTTATCGGTGGCGGTGTTTCTGCAGCAGGAGAATTTTTACGTAGCCGCGTCCAAGCTTATTTTGAAGAGTTTACTTTTCCTGAGGTTCGCAACAGCACACAGGTCAAATTAGCCCAATTAGGGAATGAAGCCGGTGTTATCGGAGCAGCTTCTTTAGCATTACAATTTATGGAGAAACAGTAA
- a CDS encoding rhodanese-like domain-containing protein: MNVLWIINIVLATILLAMGLNELYLRIMAKRSAKTITEAEFKEGMRKAQIIDVREKDSFDAGHILGARNMPYTTIKTTLNSIRKDQPVYLYDQKKSLSIRTANQLRKNGFSDVYILKGGYEGWTGKTKKKNM; this comes from the coding sequence ATGAACGTTTTATGGATTATTAATATTGTTTTAGCAACGATTTTACTAGCAATGGGGTTAAATGAATTATATCTGCGAATTATGGCGAAACGTTCTGCCAAAACGATCACAGAAGCAGAATTTAAAGAAGGCATGAGAAAAGCACAGATCATTGATGTCCGCGAAAAAGATTCTTTTGATGCAGGTCATATTCTTGGTGCGCGTAATATGCCTTATACAACGATCAAAACGACATTGAATTCGATTCGTAAAGACCAACCAGTTTATCTTTATGATCAGAAAAAATCATTGAGCATTCGTACAGCGAACCAATTACGTAAAAATGGCTTTAGCGATGTCTATATTTTAAAGGGCGGCTATGAAGGCTGGACTGGTAAAACGAAGAAGAAAAATATGTAA
- a CDS encoding DUF488 domain-containing protein yields the protein MIQLKRAYEAAEKEDGFRVLVDRLWPRGMSKEKEHLDLWLKEVAPSKELRQWFNHESSKFPEFKEKYQAELQTGATQTAFRELLDIVKTHPTVTFIYGAKDQVRNNAVVLKDSVENTLN from the coding sequence ATGATTCAATTGAAGCGAGCTTATGAAGCTGCTGAAAAAGAAGACGGTTTTCGAGTATTGGTCGATCGATTATGGCCACGAGGAATGTCAAAGGAAAAAGAGCATCTGGATTTATGGTTAAAGGAAGTCGCACCTAGTAAAGAGCTAAGACAATGGTTCAATCACGAATCAAGCAAATTTCCAGAATTTAAAGAAAAATATCAAGCAGAGTTACAAACTGGAGCAACTCAAACAGCTTTTCGAGAGCTATTAGACATTGTAAAGACTCATCCCACAGTAACGTTCATTTATGGTGCGAAGGATCAAGTGCGTAATAATGCTGTTGTGTTGAAAGATAGCGTAGAAAATACATTAAACTAA